Part of the Cenarchaeum symbiont of Oopsacas minuta genome is shown below.
CGATGCGGTTCGTGAGCAGCTTAGGAGATAAAGCATCTTGCATTTACTCCAAATGATGCAATGTTAAAAAATCAGGCAAGGTGGAAAAAACGCGTCAGATATGGTCAACGTTGGATAATTGAGGTAGTGTTTTCTGCGTTTAAGAGATTCTGTCATGTCGAGAAAATGGGATCACATCGTGCAAGAGCTTTGATTAAAGGTATGGGTGTACAACATGTTTTGTGATGCTGGTTTGAGTACACCTTGATGAAAGAACGCATATCTATCTGACTATTGTTCTTATTTTGTACCGTATTGTTTGTTTTCATTTGATTATTGTATTCTAGTGACACATTTTTACTGGTATGAGTTAAGGCGATCAAAAGTTGTGCAACCAAGTAGATCTGTTATACTTTGCATAACTCGAGTTTTTATACCTAAACCATATCCAAATATTTTCAATATTAGAAAGCTTGTGCAACAGACTAGATTTGTTAATAGAAAATTGAACAAACTTATGCTATCGGGTATAGATGTATCAGTGCTGACTCTTGAAAACTGTTTAACATAAAGATCAATGGACTCTGTTTATTATCATCCTCTATGCAGGCACATTATACCTTGTGTTTGTTCGTCATACGATGTCTCATTTTTACATTAGATTCGGACATTCATTAAAATATTGTAATTATTTTTTCTTTCGTGGATCGCGATCGTGTTTACCTGTCAGTAACATCCATCCGATAAATCCCCCGATGCAGATAAAACTAGTTCCGATCGATGCCGTGGTAAAATCTTCAGAGTATAGTCCCATGAATATGCCGAGACCACCTGTACCAAAGAACATCAGTGCCATCACTTTGAGTTTCTTTGGTCGAATTCTGCGAAACTTCACACAGAGTGGATATTAGTAACGATATAAAAACCGAACATGTGCTTATCAAGGTATGATGTCTGCCCAACTTATAAAGTGCATGTTTAATTATACACAAACACAAAATTTGAACACATTAGACCTTGCATAACTGATCTATAATTTTAAAAGTTAGTTTTCACACATAAAATAGTAATTGATCGTGTACAAGGTCTATTAAGATGATGCATCAAATAAATCTCTCAAACGTCATTTGTATGCTGTTGTCAATTCGTTTTATAATATTTGTAAAAAAATAGAAATACGTAAAACTGACACAATTTGTTCAACATCAAAAAGCTGTAAACCCAAACTGTTTGTATCTGTGATGTATTATCTGCCAACAATATTGTTGAACGTGTATTAGAATTACTGTATGTCATAAGATAAGCTGTCAGATAGAGCGAAATTGAATATATGATGAAGGCAAAAATCTCTTTGGATGATGATGTGGTTCAAAAAGATTTACTCTACATTATTATGATGTAAATGTCTTTAATTACGTTTTGATATGAAAGAAAATATATTTGATGAACTATCAATTAACATGTGATCTCATTTGTCTAGTGTTTTGATGTGATAGTTTTCAAAATATGTCTGTCAACGGATAAATGCATATGGAATTTAATCCCTAGACAAGTAGAAATCTCAAGAGATTGAAGATCATACTAAACATTATTCTTGATGGCATGAGGTTTGTTGTAAACTTTTATTCATGCACAATAATCGGTAACTGTTCATGGCATTATTATCCATCAGGGGTTTGAAAAAACATTTTGATGGTCTGATAGTACTCGATGGTGTTGATATGGACATAGATCGTGGCAAAGTATACCATCTTATTGGATCCAACGGAAGCGGCAAAACTACACTTATCAATATAGTAAGTGGCATGCTACAACCAGACGATGGTTCTGTAGTGCTTGATGGACACAATATAACACAGTTTGGGCAACTTGAGACATATCGAGCTGGACTTGCTAGAACGTTTCAGATACCAAGACCGTTTCACAAACTAACATCAGCAGAGAATATGTCAGTTTCAGTAACAGAGAATCCTGGTGAGACATTTCTAAAGGCATCCATCTATAGACTCTGGCGCCATCACGAATATGCAGTTCGTAAAAAAGTAAACTCTAACATAAAATGGATTGGTCTTGAGTCAAGGGTTAATGAAGAGAGTCAAAATCTGAGCGGTGGACAACAAAAGCTATTAGAGACTGGTAGAGTGATGATGGCCGATCCTAAAATTATACTTCTCGATGAACCAATTGCTGGTGTAAATCCTTCACTAGCACATCATATATTCAAAAAGATACGAGAGGTGGCAACTAGACAAAATATCGCTTTTCTTATAATAGAACACAGGCTTGACATATCCCTCGAGTATTCAGATCATGCGTTTGCTCTAGATGGAGGACGCGTGATAGCACAAGGAAAATCAAATGAGATTTTAAAACATCCTGCCGTTGTAGAATCATATTTAGGAAAATAATATGCACAGTCAATCTGCTATAACCATAAAAAAGCTCCAGTCTGGATATGGACAGAGTCGAATATTATTTGGTGTGGACTTTGAGGCAAAGAGGGAACAGATTACCGTCATAGTGGGTCCAAACGGTGGAGGAAAGAGTACGCTGTTAAAGAGTATATTCGGTCTTTGTACTATACACAAGGGCTCTGTGGAGTATTTTGGAAATGTCATTACAAAAAAACCACCATACAGAATATCCCGTATGGGAGTAGCATATCTGCCTCAGATAAACAACGTATTTGCAAACTTGACTACAAATGAAAATCTCACAATGGCAGCATACTCTGTAAATGAAGAGACAAGATTACAACGAATCAAAATGGTGCTAGAATCGTTTCCATTTCTATATGAGAGATTCAATTCCAAGGCTAATACACTAAGCGGAGGACAAAAACAGATGTTGGCCATGGCAATGGCCTTGATGCGTAAACCAAGAGTCATGCTATTTGATGAGCCTACTGCCAATCTATCTCCAAAGATGGCCAACGAAGTAATAAAAAAAATATCGCAGATACGTATAGAATTTGATGCAACTATAGTACTAGTAGAGCAAAACATCCACCGTGCGCTAAAGATTGGAGATATGGCATACCTTGTAGTAAACGGCAAACTAGCGTACAGCGGCCAGGCTAAAAATCTAGCATCTCATCCAGATCTTGGAAGAATGTATCTTGGTGCAAACTAGGGTCTGAATGAAGAATCTACCATCAGAGCCACAAAAAGAATTGCTAGATACGGGCTTGAAAATTTAAATAAAACCCACGCCGCTTTTTCACGCGGGTTTAACACGACCCAACCTGAGAGTACTAGCATGAGAGAACCTGAGAGTGCAGCAGTCCACATGTATATATCTCTGGCAGCTAAACTCCCATCCTCTAATGTTATAAAGATCGGCGCCATGCTAAAGATAACCATAATTACGGTGCTAGCTGCAATAGCTCGAACTGCAACTTTTTCAGATTCAACTGCAGTGAGCATTGGAACGTTTACTCGATTATAGTCTTCTTTAAAGTGCAAAGTCAGAGCCCAAATGTGCATTGGTATCCATATGAATACGAGTCCTGCCATGGCAAGACCCATAGTCCACATGTCAGATGTGGTTACTGCCACCCACCCGATCAGTGGTGGCGATCCTCCACAAAGCCCTCCTAGTATTATGTTTGAGCGACTTTTACGCTTTAGACCATAAGAGTATACAAGAACATTGTTTGCCAACCCAAAGGCGATAAATACAGTAGCCCATGCTCCTTGAACTGGCGTGGTAACAAGTGATATGGCACCAGCTGTCAAAAGTGATATGATTGCAAGCACTAGTCCAAAGTTTCTTGCATCATGTGGCTTTATACGCCCAGATGGAATGGGTCGACCTTTTGTTCTCTCCATTATGGCGTCAATATCTCTATCATGATAGTTTGTCAGCACATTTGCAGCAGCAGAGCCTGCTGCTACTGAGCTTAGAACAAGTGCCCACGTAACTGAGCTTATCGGAACATCATATATGTTGGATGCAGTAAACGCAGCACCAAATGCAGTAAAGACTAGTAGATACCATATTTTTGGTTTGCTTAGCTCATAATATGTTGAAACTCTAGTTCGAAACGTTGTTTCTCTCTGCACAATGTTACACCTTGGGTTTGTAAGGTATTGATTTTTCACGTACGGTCATCTCTATAAAGCTCTCAGAAGAGAGTATGCCATCTATACTAGCAATCTTGTCAGATATTACTTTATGCATCTCTTCTAACGTCCTAGCATATACTGTTACCAAAACATCAAATCTTCCTGTTACCTCTGATATTTTTCTAACACCGTATATCTCAAATAATGCTTTGACTATACTCTCGTGCATCTTTGAGTTCATGTTTATACCTATGAGAGATTTTATGTCATATCCTATCTCATGGTCGTTTACTAGTATGATAAATTTTTCAACGATGTTTTTTTTAATCATGTTTTTAATTCTAGCATATACGATGCTGGAATTTACACGGATTTTTTTTGCGAGTTTTGGAATGGATACTGATGCATCATTTGAAAGCTCTGATAATATCAACATATCAATATCGTCTATCTTTAACATAAACGTGGCATGTCATTTGGAATTTATAAGCCTTGGTTGATCTTTATATTACAACTTTAACAAGCAGATTAGATTGTTTCAGCAATAATGTAGAATATTTTTCATATAATACAGGCATTTATGAAGAACACTCTCAGACAAAGAACTATTTGAGATACCATGCAGTATAGTCTAACTGTAAAGCCAATGGAGGGCTTTGAACCCTCGACCTTTCGCTTACAAGGCGAATGCTCTAGCCAGGCTGAGCTACATTGGCATAAATTTATCAAATTGTAACGTACTATAAATCGTATTCGTCTATCTTGCTACAAACTTTATTCAAAATGATACCATTGCAAAAATCAAGAGGATCTAATCAAGTATGTAAGATGAAACAGTCTTGCTAGCAGTATGATTATGACTAGTTAGATTTTACCTTTTTCAAGTAGCATCTCTGCTAAAAGAACGGCACCTTTGGCAGAACCCATTTTTTTGTTATGTGAAAACAACACATACTTTAGTCCATGCTCAAAGAGTTCTTCTCTCTCGACACGACCTATGGTGGTGGTCATTCCATCTCCAACATTCCTCTCTAGACGTGGTTGTGGTCTAGATGGATCTGTGTGAAATGCATAGTAATTTTTTGGAGCTGATGGCAGTCCTGCCACAGAGATATCCTTGTTCTCTTTTGCATATAGCTCCCCTGCTTTTACTAGATCTATATCTAATTCTGTCTCAACAAAGACTGACTCGGTATGACCGTCTATGACTGGCACGCGGGTGCACGTGCTACTTACCCGTATATCTGCATCTTTAATGTGATCCTCTTCAAGCTTGCCAAGTATCTTACGCGTCTCGGTTCTCACTTTATCTTCTTCATTTACAATGTATGGAACAATGTTGTCGTTTATCTGCATTGCAGAGACTCCTGGTGATCTACCGCCTCCTGATATTGCTTGCATTGATGTCATCATTACTTTTTTTGCGCCATATTTTTCATAGAGTGGTTTTAGAGTTATTGCAAGACCTGTGGTGGTGCAGTTTGGCAACGGAGCTACCCATCCTTTCCAGCTATGGTTTCTCTTTTGTACATCTAGGAGATCTGCATGATCGTCGTTTATTCCGGGTATCAATATCGGAACGTCGTTTTCATATCTGTATGCAGAGCTAGTCGATATTACTGGCAAGACTGCGGCAAATTTTGTTTCAATGTTGCGTGCAGCCTCTGATTCTACGGCCGAAAATATCAGATCCAATTTTGATACGTCTATCTCATCTACGGACTTTACGGTCATGCTTTTTACGTATGATGGTATGACCCCGTCTACTTCCCATGCGATAACACCATCTGAGTTTTTTATGGCATCGAGATAGTTTTTCCCTGCACTTTTGGCAGATGCTGCTATCTGTGTTACCTCAAACCACGGATGATTCTCCAAAGATTGGATAAACTCTTGTCCAACAGACCCAGTTGCACCAACTATACAAACACGTTTTTTATCCATGATCAAATATGCCCATACTGTATTATTATATTTATGGAGATATCTTTGGTAAATTTATGCATACCAATAGAACGTAAAGATAAAAACTACCTATATGTATTCATCGTATATGATGTTAAATTATGACACACCGCTGTACAGGCCACCATCTGAGAGTAATTCTCTCATATTTCAGGTCACACTTGGATGCTCTTTTAACAAATGCTCGTTTTGTGATATGTACCGCTCTAAAAAATATGTGGAAAGATCTTGGGATCAGATAAAATCTGAGATTGACATGATGTCAAAAATAGATCCTGATGCTAAGAGGATATTCTTGGCCGATGGCGATGCGCTTAATTTAGAGACAGAGTATTTGATAAAGATCATATCGTACATTCGCTTGAAATTTCCAAACGTAAAGAGAATATCTTCTTATGCAATGCCGATGAATGTTTTAAAAAAAACACCAATAGAGCTTGCATCGATGAACAAGGCAGGGTTAGATATGTTGTATATTGGAGTGGAGAGCGGCTCTGATCTCGTACTAAAAAAAGTTACAAAGGGTGCACTTGGTGATACAATAATTCGAGCAGTGAAAAAGGCAAAGAATGCTAGATATATGATCTCGTGTATGATAATACTTGGTCTTGGAGGAAAAAAATATACTCTAGATCACATAAATGGAACTGCTCGTGTGATAAGTGCTTGCGCTCCAGACTATGTTGGTGCACTCACGTTATATCTTGAAAATGGGATAAAAGAAGAATTTCTGGACAAATATGGTGGAGAGTTTGAACGTATATCTGATGCAGACGCGTTAGATGAGCTAGAGAGACTAGTCTTTGCAATAAATGTAAAAAGTAATGTCGTATTTAGAGCAAATCATGGATCGAATGCATTTTATGTCAAAGGCACATTTCCTGCAGAGAAGAACTCTATGCTTGAACAGATTGCACATATGAAGAAAAATCCCCAGTTGGCAAGACCGCAGGGTCTACGTGGATTTTAGACTTTTTCGTAACTGTCTAGAGTTTTAAAGTACCATCCTCAAGATATATAGTCATGAAAGTTTAGATTTCGTTGTCTACATGTCTCATTTACACTCATCAATATCTTGTGTGATGTAGCGCCATCATCTGTTCGATGACCGTTTGTAATCTTTCGTATTACCACGTTTGGCTTCTCTGCAGTATTATTATGTGAATCAGTTCCAGTCTTCAAGAACGTGAAAAGCATGTCTTGTTCACGCTTTAGACGTTTGACAAATCTGATACAATTCTTTTCTGTATATTCTTTGGATAAAAGATACGATAAACGACGCTCGAGTTTTTTTATGACATTTGATTTATCACGAATGTTTACAGCATTATGTGAGTCATTTAGGATCTTTTTCAAACATTTTCCAAAAACAATAAACTCTTTTTTGGGATTTTTATACTGTAGAATATCTCTCATATAATGAACATGGCATCTTTGATGACTGTTTCCAACGTAATTCCACGCAGACCATGAATCACTTGTCAGTGTATCCTTTTAACACTCTCATTGGAGCTATTCTACCACGTGATTTGTCAATCTCATATATGGTCGTCCATTTTCCAACAAATGCCCACAACCAATGATTCTTCCCGTTGATGCGCCAGCTAGTCTCATCCCCATGTATATTCAACTCGGTTTTTAGATCTCTTATCATCTGTTCATATAATGGGCCAAATGCTGTAGCAGTTTTTTTTACTGCGTGATTTATGGTAGATTCATTCATGTGTATACCAGACCGTATGCACATTACCAATAAAGTTAGATCAGTTCTTGACTGGATACTGCATGATCAAAGCATGAGCAAACAAATCAAAATGTCACAAGTATGATCAAAGCTTGAGAGAGTTCTACAAACAGATCAAAATGTCAGAAATATGACAAAAACGGTAACATCATGCGCAGGCATGTTGCACAGAGGTGTGCTACTTTATTTGAGAACAGACTCGTTCCATAGGTTTGACATACTTGCGGTCATTGAACAGGATGTGCAGATTTGTCAGCCCAGTGACAACTTGGATCTCTTTGTAAAACTCTTCCTTGCTATCATACACTCATCCTGCGGAACCATTTTAGTCGGTTTATCGCATGCTCTACTCTAATACGTTTACGACTAATTCTTTTATTGTATTTCTGATCTGTCTCTGTCATCTCGTAACCTTTGGGTTTTTTGTATGGTTGCTTTGAAATTATTCCAGGATAATCTTTCTCTACACCAAGATATCCTTTATCTGTATACAGTATGATACGATGTTCTTGTTTTGTACTAGGATCTCTCATGTTCTTTGTCCATTTGCCAAAATTTGGTGGATTGCGTCGTAGTACTTCCATGTCGTGTGCAGAACCTTCTTCAGGATGGCCTACATCAAGTACTAGTCCATCTTTGTTTGAGGTTATCTGGATATTGTACACATGTCGCTTGCGTTTTCCAGAGTATGCCTTTACTTGTGGTCTTTGAACCTGTACAAACGTGGCATCAAGATATAGCTCACCTGCACTCTTGCCTGGAACAAATTCTTTAAACGCTTGGATGGTGCGTTCTTTCCGTATTGTAGCTGCAATGTTTTCGGCAGTTGGAAGGATCTTCATCAACAGCACATCTGCTAATGCTAGATATCTACTGACTGTACTCTGATCAATGTGGGCATATGCTGCAAATATTTCTTGCTTTTTGTTGTTGCGTTTGCGAGACAATGCAATAAACAAGACTCGTCTTACAGAGAGAATGCATGTGTTTCCTGACTCGTTGGCATATTCGGAGAAACGTGGTGCATTTGGTGAATTTTTAACAGCATTTTCAAATCGTACAAGGATCCATTCAAACTCGTTACGTTCTAATCCCGTAGTGGCGTAAAGGTTTTGGTCATCATCAATTATCTGATCAAACACAGTGTCATTGGACAATCTGCCTTTCTTGTAATCATGCAATTCTGCTTTAGATTGCTCACTTTCTGCTTTAAATTTCTCAATTTCTGCTTTCAATTCGGTATTTTTCTTTTCTAGTTTGAGAATCATACGCTTGTCTGAATCACACATGCCATGTGTGTATTACACTTGATCTTGGATCTTTCGTTTCATCATAATTGATTTTTTTGTCAATGTGCATAAGGTCTACCGTATATCATTTCTAATAGTTGGGATATTTTTTGATATGATAATCCAAGTGTTTTGAGTACAATTAAAAATGCTGCTAGTCGGATTCCAAATCTTTCATTTGGTAATGCAGTATGGATTTTTGATGTGATTGTTTTTTTGCAACATTTACAATATCTTCTAGATATAGTATTGTATACCTGTGCTGGAATAATATCTTCTACTATACGTGTGTATTTATGCACAATTTTGGATAGTTTGTTTCCGCAGACATGACATGATTTTTGATCCACCTCGGTTTTGTTATCAATGTGAACTGGTCGTTTTCTGCTGGTTCTTGCATGTTAAGTTTTATAACTGAATCTGGTTTGTTGGGTTTTGCACGAATATTCTTTGCTGTAAGAGCATTTATCGTGATTTTTAATTCTTCATTCTCATTTTTTGTCTGTTGTGTAGTTTCTTGATATTCTTGTATCGCTTTTCCTTGTTGCTGTATCTTTTCTCCTTGTTGCTGTATTGTTTCTCCTTGTTGTTTGTTTTCCTTGCGTAATAATGCAAGTTTTTTTCTCTAGATTCTCAGACCTAGGACAAATGTGGTCTATTTTTTCATTATTCATGAACGATTTTTTGTATTATACACCTGATCCAAAAATGTAATGATGAAAAATATTGGATCAAATGGTCAGATTACTTCAAAACTCTAGATAGTTACGTTTTTTCCAAGATTTGGATTTTTGAATGGTTAGATGCGTGCCCCATTTGACGTATTTACTATCAGCATGTATGCAGAACCTCCTGATTGCACACATGTCAGCTAAAATCCGTACAGTAAACAATACCATCGTATTCAACATGGATCATTCCTGATGTGGGGGTATTTTCATCAATAAACCACAATCATGGGGTGATCTATTTGTTTAGGTTTGAATTCTGTCTATATGATATTTAGGCAGGTTATGCAACTAAGTAAAGCCGATCGCGACATATATAAATCATTAATTATGGTCAATACATATTGTATGTGATTACCATATTTGCATTGGTATTATTATCTCCATTACCATTCATCTCGCCGTTTGATTATCATGTACAAGACACTACCGTTCAATCTCTTTTTGGTCAATCATACCATGATATCATCAAAACAAGAAATGCTTATGCACAAGATCTCCCACCGATTGCATTATCTGACATCCAGTACGGTGGATTTGGTGCATCTCCAGTATCTTTCATAACCAACGGCACAGAGTATCCAACACTAGACGCCACAGTCGACATTACCACCACCCAAATAGATGGCTCTACATATGCCCTAGTGACAGCATTTAATGATGATAGCCTCCAAATAATAGACATCACCAACCCTGCATCTCCATCTCCTGTAACAAGTATAACAGACAGCACAGAATATCCAGAACTAGATGCCGCATCCGGCATTACCACCACCAAAATAGATGGCTCTACATACGCCCTAGTGACATCAGTAAATGATGACGGCGTCCAAATAATAAACATCACCAACCCTGCATCTCCATCCCCAATAGCTGATATAACCGACGGCGCAGACTATCCAGAACTAGACGGAGCAACCCGCATTACCACCACCCAAATAGATGGTTCCACATACGCCCTAGTGGCGGCAAATAGAGATAATGGCGTCCAAATAATAAACATCACCAACCCATCAGACCCATCTCCTACAGCTGACATAAACCAAGACGCAGAGTATCCATTACTAGACTTCCCAATATACCTCACCACCACCCAAATAGATGGCTCTACATACGCCCTAGTGACAGCATTTAGTGATGATAGCCTCCAAATAATAAACATCACCAACCCTGCATCTCCATCTCTAGTATCAAACATAACCGATGGCGCAGACTATCCAGAACTAGACGGCGCATCTGGCATCACCACCGTCCAAATAGACGGCACCACATACGCCCTAGTGGCGGCAAATAGAGATAATGGCGTCCAAATAATAAACATCACCAACCCTGCATCCCCATCTCCAGTGGCAAACATAACCGACGGTAGAGAGTATGAAAAACTAGACCGCGCATCAGACATTACCACCACCCAAATAAACGGTATCACATACGCCCTAGTGACAGCATTTGATGATAATAGCGTCCAAATAATAGACATCACCACCCCCGCATCTCCATCTCCAGTAGCTGCCATAACCGACGGTATAGAGTATCCAGAACTAGAAGGCGCATCAGACATTACCACCACCCAAATAAACGGTATCACATACGCCCTAGTAACAGCACGTTCTGATGATGGCGTCCAAATAATAAAACTTGGAGAGATCCAAATTGGAACAGTAACACCTCTATCAATCAATACTAGTACCAACAATGCATATGCAAATACAGGTGATACATTGACTATAGAATTAAACGTAAATAATACCATAGCCACACATACTGCAAACATTGTAAATCTATCAACTCCAACGATAACCACAAATGGTAGTAGTCTTGTCGCATCGATAACAATTCCATCTAGTCCAATAGAAGAGTATGCAACATTTATCATTACAGTTGCAAACTCGTTAGGTGTCTCGTTGGATATAACACAAAATGATCTACCATCAGATCCAAACATCTTTGTAGACACAATACCTCCAAGAATATCTCTAATATCCTCTGCAAACTATACAGTACTGCAAAACACCACAAACCTAGTCATTCCAGGCGCAATCGTAATTGATGGTGATCCAAATTACTCTGGCACTTTTACTGTTACCACAAATGACACACTTGACACAAGTACAATAGGCTCTACTGTTCTCTATACATACACTGCAGATACAGATGGGGCAGGTAATCTAGGTCAGAGTACAACTAGAACCGTTACCGTCATAGACGCTGAACCAATTACAGTTACAGATCTAACTGTCTCAAGTAACAGCGGCAACGACAACAATTACGCTAGAGCAGGTCAAACAATAACCATCACATTAACCACAGACGGCACAGACATTGGAAATGTCACAGGTACCATACTCGGCAGAGAATTTACATCTTTTAATTTTTCTGGTAGCGCAATATTTCGCAGCACTATACAAACAGGTGATGATGGAGACCTCGTATTTGATATTACCGTAACAAACTCTACTGGACACGCAATAAGAATTACACAAAATGACATTGCCAGTGACTCTATAATTTTAGACACTATCGCACCTACCATCACACTCAACGGTCTTTCCAATATAATATCTAGTTTGGGTGTACCATTTGCAGATCCAGGCGCTATTGCAACAGATACATCATATGGTACACAATTAGTCACCAGTACTGACCCAGTAAACACAAACGCACTAGGCACATATACTCTATCATACACGGCACCAAATGACCTAGCTGGCAATCCAGGTCCAACCATAACAAGAACTGTCAGCGTTCAAGATCTCCCACCGATTGCATTATTTGGAATGCCGTTAGGTAAACTTGGCGTCTCTCCAGTATCTTCCATAACCGACAGTGCAAACTATCCAGAACTAGCTGGCGCAACCAGCATCACCACCACTCAAATAGATGGTTCCACATACGCCCTAGTGGCAGCACAAAATGATGATGGCGTCCAAATAATAAACATCAGCAATCCTGCATCCCCATCTCCAATAGCTGATATAACAGACGGCACCGACTATCCCGAACTAAGCACCCCACTAGGCATTACCACCACCAAAATAGATGGTTCCACATACGCCCTAGTGGCAGCATTTACTGATGATGGCGTCCAAATAATAGACATCAGCAATCCTGCATCCCCATCTCCAATAGCTGATATAACAGACGGTACAGACTATCCAGAACTAAATGGCGCATCCAGCATCACCACCACTCAAATAGATGGTTCCACATACGCCCTAGTGACATCAAATAATGATGATGGCGTCCAAATAATAAACATCAGCAACCCAGCATCCCCATCTCCAATAGCTGATATAACAGACGGCACAGACTATCCCGAACTAAACAACCCACTAGGCATTACCACCACCAAAATAGATGGTTCCACATACGCTCTAGTGGCAGCACAAATTGATGATGGCGTCCAAATAATAGACATTACCAACCCAGCATCCCCATCTCCAATAGCTGATATAACAGACGGCACAGACTATCCAGAACTAAATGGCGCATACAGCATC
Proteins encoded:
- a CDS encoding ABC transporter ATP-binding protein, coding for MALLSIRGLKKHFDGLIVLDGVDMDIDRGKVYHLIGSNGSGKTTLINIVSGMLQPDDGSVVLDGHNITQFGQLETYRAGLARTFQIPRPFHKLTSAENMSVSVTENPGETFLKASIYRLWRHHEYAVRKKVNSNIKWIGLESRVNEESQNLSGGQQKLLETGRVMMADPKIILLDEPIAGVNPSLAHHIFKKIREVATRQNIAFLIIEHRLDISLEYSDHAFALDGGRVIAQGKSNEILKHPAVVESYLGK
- a CDS encoding ABC transporter ATP-binding protein is translated as MHSQSAITIKKLQSGYGQSRILFGVDFEAKREQITVIVGPNGGGKSTLLKSIFGLCTIHKGSVEYFGNVITKKPPYRISRMGVAYLPQINNVFANLTTNENLTMAAYSVNEETRLQRIKMVLESFPFLYERFNSKANTLSGGQKQMLAMAMALMRKPRVMLFDEPTANLSPKMANEVIKKISQIRIEFDATIVLVEQNIHRALKIGDMAYLVVNGKLAYSGQAKNLASHPDLGRMYLGAN
- a CDS encoding protoheme IX farnesyltransferase, whose product is MKNQYLTNPRCNIVQRETTFRTRVSTYYELSKPKIWYLLVFTAFGAAFTASNIYDVPISSVTWALVLSSVAAGSAAANVLTNYHDRDIDAIMERTKGRPIPSGRIKPHDARNFGLVLAIISLLTAGAISLVTTPVQGAWATVFIAFGLANNVLVYSYGLKRKSRSNIILGGLCGGSPPLIGWVAVTTSDMWTMGLAMAGLVFIWIPMHIWALTLHFKEDYNRVNVPMLTAVESEKVAVRAIAASTVIMVIFSMAPIFITLEDGSLAARDIYMWTAALSGSLMLVLSGWVVLNPREKAAWVLFKFSSPYLAILFVALMVDSSFRP
- a CDS encoding transcriptional regulator, with amino-acid sequence MLKIDDIDMLILSELSNDASVSIPKLAKKIRVNSSIVYARIKNMIKKNIVEKFIILVNDHEIGYDIKSLIGINMNSKMHESIVKALFEIYGVRKISEVTGRFDVLVTVYARTLEEMHKVISDKIASIDGILSSESFIEMTVREKSIPYKPKV
- a CDS encoding semialdehyde dehydrogenase, which produces MDKKRVCIVGATGSVGQEFIQSLENHPWFEVTQIAASAKSAGKNYLDAIKNSDGVIAWEVDGVIPSYVKSMTVKSVDEIDVSKLDLIFSAVESEAARNIETKFAAVLPVISTSSAYRYENDVPILIPGINDDHADLLDVQKRNHSWKGWVAPLPNCTTTGLAITLKPLYEKYGAKKVMMTSMQAISGGGRSPGVSAMQINDNIVPYIVNEEDKVRTETRKILGKLEEDHIKDADIRVSSTCTRVPVIDGHTESVFVETELDIDLVKAGELYAKENKDISVAGLPSAPKNYYAFHTDPSRPQPRLERNVGDGMTTTIGRVEREELFEHGLKYVLFSHNKKMGSAKGAVLLAEMLLEKGKI
- a CDS encoding radical SAM protein, which produces MYSSYMMLNYDTPLYRPPSESNSLIFQVTLGCSFNKCSFCDMYRSKKYVERSWDQIKSEIDMMSKIDPDAKRIFLADGDALNLETEYLIKIISYIRLKFPNVKRISSYAMPMNVLKKTPIELASMNKAGLDMLYIGVESGSDLVLKKVTKGALGDTIIRAVKKAKNARYMISCMIILGLGGKKYTLDHINGTARVISACAPDYVGALTLYLENGIKEEFLDKYGGEFERISDADALDELERLVFAINVKSNVVFRANHGSNAFYVKGTFPAEKNSMLEQIAHMKKNPQLARPQGLRGF
- a CDS encoding Transposase produces the protein MRDILQYKNPKKEFIVFGKCLKKILNDSHNAVNIRDKSNVIKKLERRLSYLLSKEYTEKNCIRFVKRLKREQDMLFTFLKTGTDSHNNTAEKPNVVIRKITNGHRTDDGATSHKILMSVNETCRQRNLNFHDYIS
- a CDS encoding Transposase; the encoded protein is MNESTINHAVKKTATAFGPLYEQMIRDLKTELNIHGDETSWRINGKNHWLWAFVGKWTTIYEIDKSRGRIAPMRVLKGYTDK
- a CDS encoding Transposase; translated protein: MCDSDKRMILKLEKKNTELKAEIEKFKAESEQSKAELHDYKKGRLSNDTVFDQIIDDDQNLYATTGLERNEFEWILVRFENAVKNSPNAPRFSEYANESGNTCILSVRRVLFIALSRKRNNKKQEIFAAYAHIDQSTVSRYLALADVLLMKILPTAENIAATIRKERTIQAFKEFVPGKSAGELYLDATFVQVQRPQVKAYSGKRKRHVYNIQITSNKDGLVLDVGHPEEGSAHDMEVLRRNPPNFGKWTKNMRDPSTKQEHRIILYTDKGYLGVEKDYPGIISKQPYKKPKGYEMTETDQKYNKRISRKRIRVEHAINRLKWFRRMSV